One genomic region from Vitis riparia cultivar Riparia Gloire de Montpellier isolate 1030 chromosome 17, EGFV_Vit.rip_1.0, whole genome shotgun sequence encodes:
- the LOC117905207 gene encoding protein PIN-LIKES 2-like: MESFWDLSDGNVKSGGENWLSAVLPLMKLLSLAVIGLILAHPKLQVMSKATFRLLSKLVFVLFLPCLIFTQLGQSITGKNFVLWWFIPVNVIISTAVGCILGYLVAIICRPPPEFFRFTIIMTAFGNTGNLPLAIVGSVCHSAKNPFGPDCHTSGVSYVSFAQWVAVILVYTLVYHMMEPPLEYYEIVEEGNEIEEVVTANDLSRPLLVEAEWPGMEDKETEHCKTPFIARVFTRISSISPSTFPDVGSLEEGGPNSPKSIRCLVEPKVVRRIRIVAEQTPIQHILQPPTVASLLAIIIGMFPQLKSFVFGYDAPLSFITDSLSILAGATIPFVLLILGGMLAEGPYESKLGIRTVIGISVARLLVLPLIGIGIILLADKMNFLVPGDKMYRFVLLLQYTTPSAILLGAIASLRGYAVSEASSLLFWQHVFAVFSLSLYIIIYYKVLLPYV, translated from the coding sequence atggaatcctTCTGGGATCTATCAGATGGGAATGTGAAATCTGGTGGAGAAAATTGGCTATCAGCAGTTCTGCCATTGATGAAATTGCTCTCACTCGCTGTCATAGGCCTAATTCTCGCCCACCCAAAACTCCAAGTTATGTCAAAAGCTACTTTCAGGCTTCTCAGCAAGCTTGTTTTTGTCCTATTCCTGCCATGCTTAATCTTCACCCAATTGGGACAATCCATTACTGGCAAGAATTTTGTCCTCTGGTGGTTCATACCCGTAAACGTCATTATCAGTACTGCTGTCGGTTGCATTTTGGGGTACTTGGTGGCAATAATATGCCGGCCACCACCCGAATTCTTTCGGTTTACCATCATCATGACTGCATTTGGGAACACAGGTAATCTCCCGCTTGCCATCGTTGGGTCGGTATGCCACAGTGCGAAGAACCCATTTGGTCCTGATTGTCATACCTCTGGTGTGTCCTATGTCTCTTTTGCTCAGTGGGTTGCTGTAATTCTTGTTTACACACTTGTATACCACATGATGGAACCACCCCTTGAGTATTATGAAATTGTTGAGGAAGGGAATGAGATTGAGGAGGTGGTCACTGCTAACGATTTAAGCAGGCCACTGCTTGTTGAAGCTGAATGGCCAGGAATGGAAGATAAAGAAACTGAGCATTGCAAGACACCCTTTATTGCAAGGGTCTTTACCAGAATCTCTAGCATTTCACCAAGTACTTTTCCTGATGTTGGTTCACTGGAGGAGGGAGGTCCAAACAGTCCCAAGTCCATTAGGTGTTTGGTGGAGCCCAAGGTGGTTAGGAGAATTAGGATCGTTGCTGAACAAACACCAATTCAGCACATACTTCAGCCCCCTACAGTTGCTTCTCTGTTAGCCATTATTATTGGGATGTTTCCTCAGCTcaaatcttttgtttttggCTATGATGCTCCACTTTCATTTATCACAGACAGCTTATCAATCTTGGCTGGGGCAACAATTCCATTCGTGTTGCTTATCCTTGGAGGAATGCTTGCTGAGGGTCCATATGAATCTAAACTTGGAATTCGGACTGTAATTGGAATTAGTGTTGCAAGGCTTTTGGTACTTCCTTTGATTGGAATTGGAATCATTCTTTTAGCTGATAAGATGAATTTTTTGGTTCCTGGGGATAAAATGTACCGGTTTGTGCTTTTATTGCAATATACAACACCAAGTGCCATCTTGTTGGGAGCAATTGCAAGTTTAAGAGGTTATGCAGTTAGTGAAGCTTCATCACTCCTCTTTTGGCAGCATGTGTTTGCAGTGTTTTCCCTTTCATTGTATATAATTATCTACTACAAAGTTCTGCTTCCTTATGTCTGA